Proteins from one Cryptomeria japonica chromosome 4, Sugi_1.0, whole genome shotgun sequence genomic window:
- the LOC131875133 gene encoding uncharacterized protein LOC131875133 yields MQGEGKKLKPLRYGPFEILEKIGTNAFHLNLPPYMQIYSVVNVENLKLYEPPMIFDEEANIQVPSVDDLSPEYLSELPEDFILDKNIRTSRRGPVEYLRVGLKGMHPSKARWMEIGKVRELHPHLLSE; encoded by the coding sequence ATGCAAGGTGAAGGTAAGAAGCTTAAGCCTCTCAGATATGGTCCCTTTGAGATCTTGGAAAAGATCGGTACCAATGCCTTTCACCTTAATCTTCCTCCATATATGCAAATTTACTCAGTTGTAAATGTAGAAAATCTGAAGTTGTACGAGCCTCCAATGATATTCGATGAAGAGGCTAATATTCAAGTTCCTTCAGTTGATGATCTTTCACCAGAGTACCTATCAGAGTTGCCAGAAGATTTCATCCTTGACAAGAATATCCGAACTTCACGAAGAGGACCAGTTGAATACCTTCGAGTGGGATTAAAGGGGATGCATCCAAGCAAGGCAAGATGGATGGAGATTGGTAAAGTGAGGGAACTTCACCCTCACTTACTTTCTGAGTAA